In Prosthecochloris sp. GSB1, the following proteins share a genomic window:
- a CDS encoding peptide chain release factor 3 — MTLEQEIAKRRTFAIISHPDAGKTTLTEKFLLFGGAIKTAGAVKQNKIRKTATSDFMEIEKQRGISVATSVMGFEYKGMKINILDTPGHKDFAEDTYRTLTAVDSVILVVDSVKGVEEQTERLMEVCRMRSTPVIIFVNKMDREGQNPFELLDELEQKLRIDVLPLTWPISQGQNFRGVYNLYRGQLNLFEPDQTRITEHYIEIKGIDDPELERWIPSAFRDQLREDAELIEGVYDPFSVERYLDGSLAPVFFGSAVNNFGVREMLETFLEIAPSPHEREASERVVRASETALTGFVFKIHANLDPNHRDRTAFFKICSGTFERNKFYHHTRLGKKMRFANPTQFMANEKNLIDNAWPGDVVGLYDNGNLKIGDTLTEGEELRFRGIPSFSPEIFKEVINRDPFKAKQLEKGLRQLTEEGVAQLFLQYGNRKIIGTVGELQFDVIRFRLEHEYGASCDFMPLRYFKAFWITGTDTPQYEEFLRRKSPVIAEDKEGHPVFFAESQWMLDVAKENYPGVIFHETSEFKTKDEG; from the coding sequence ATGACCCTTGAACAGGAAATAGCCAAAAGAAGAACATTCGCCATCATCAGCCACCCCGATGCCGGCAAGACCACGCTGACCGAGAAATTCCTGCTTTTCGGCGGAGCAATCAAGACAGCGGGCGCCGTCAAGCAGAACAAGATCAGGAAAACAGCCACGAGCGACTTCATGGAAATCGAGAAACAGCGCGGCATCTCGGTGGCGACATCGGTAATGGGTTTCGAGTACAAGGGAATGAAAATCAACATTCTCGACACGCCGGGTCACAAGGATTTCGCCGAGGACACCTACCGGACGCTGACGGCCGTAGACAGCGTCATTCTCGTGGTCGACAGCGTCAAGGGCGTCGAGGAACAGACCGAAAGGCTGATGGAAGTCTGCCGCATGCGCAGCACCCCTGTCATTATTTTCGTCAACAAGATGGACCGCGAAGGCCAGAACCCCTTCGAACTTCTCGACGAACTCGAGCAAAAGCTGCGGATAGACGTGCTTCCTCTTACCTGGCCGATAAGCCAGGGGCAGAACTTCAGGGGCGTCTACAATCTCTACCGCGGACAGCTCAACCTGTTCGAACCGGATCAGACCAGGATTACCGAACACTACATCGAGATAAAGGGCATCGACGATCCCGAACTGGAGCGGTGGATACCCTCGGCATTCCGCGACCAGCTCCGCGAAGACGCCGAACTCATCGAGGGCGTCTACGATCCCTTCAGCGTCGAACGTTATCTCGACGGCTCTCTCGCCCCTGTGTTTTTCGGCAGCGCGGTCAACAATTTCGGTGTCCGGGAAATGCTCGAAACCTTTCTTGAAATCGCCCCCTCACCGCATGAACGGGAAGCGTCGGAACGGGTAGTCAGGGCATCGGAGACGGCGTTGACGGGTTTCGTTTTCAAGATACACGCAAATCTGGACCCCAACCATCGCGACAGGACGGCGTTTTTCAAGATCTGCTCGGGAACGTTCGAACGCAACAAGTTCTACCACCACACCCGGCTTGGCAAGAAAATGCGTTTCGCCAACCCGACGCAGTTCATGGCGAACGAAAAAAACCTGATAGACAACGCCTGGCCCGGCGACGTCGTCGGCCTGTACGACAACGGCAATCTAAAGATCGGCGACACTCTGACTGAAGGCGAGGAACTCCGGTTCAGGGGCATTCCGAGCTTTTCGCCGGAAATTTTCAAGGAGGTCATCAACCGCGACCCGTTCAAGGCCAAGCAGCTTGAAAAGGGACTGCGCCAGCTCACCGAGGAAGGTGTCGCACAGCTCTTCCTCCAGTACGGCAACAGGAAAATCATCGGCACCGTCGGCGAACTCCAGTTCGACGTGATCAGGTTCCGCCTCGAACACGAATACGGCGCATCCTGCGATTTCATGCCGTTGCGCTATTTCAAGGCATTCTGGATAACCGGAACCGACACGCCCCAGTACGAAGAGTTCCTGCGTCGCAAATCGCCTGTAATCGCCGAAGACAAGGAGGGGCATCCGGTATTCTTCGCCGAAAGCCAGTGGATGCTCGACGTCGCGAAAGAAAACTACCCGGGCGTGATATTCCACGAAACATCTGAATTCAAGACCAAAGACGAGGGCTGA
- the pgm gene encoding phosphoglucomutase (alpha-D-glucose-1,6-bisphosphate-dependent), whose translation MSNVSPLAGKTPPLESLVNVPLLVTRYFSDIPDPSVPEQRVSFGTSGHRGSSLRCSFNERHILAIAQAICNYRRKEGIDGPLFLGIDTHALSEPAFATTMEVLAANGVGVMIAGAERYTPTPAVSHAVLCWNRERRTGLADGIVVTPSHNPPEDGGFKYNPSHGGPAGSAVTSWIENEANAILEGSLNGVRRITLERAMKARTTRRYDYLDTYTADLASVLDMDAIRAEGLSLGADPLGGAGVDYWERIAERYGLDLEVVQKTVDPTFRFMSVDRDGKIRMDPSSSFTMQPLLSRRDRFDIAFACDTDHDRHGIVTRGSGLLQPNHYLAVCIDYLFRRRAGWPVNAMVGKTVVSSSMIDRVARRLGRGVREVPVGFKWFVDGLLDSSLGFAGEESAGASFLRKDGSVWTTDKDGFIPALLSAEITAREGRDPGEVYRELTRELGEPTYRRIDAPATPAEKARLKRLDLHGISLEELADERIEHILTSAPGNGESIGGLKVVTENGWFAARPSGTEDVYKIYAESFLGEEHVGRILDEARMVVRKALDGE comes from the coding sequence ATGAGCAATGTCAGTCCACTGGCGGGAAAGACTCCTCCCCTGGAGTCGCTTGTCAACGTTCCTCTTCTTGTCACGAGATATTTTTCGGATATTCCCGACCCTTCGGTTCCGGAACAGCGGGTTTCATTCGGGACTTCCGGTCACAGGGGATCGTCGCTCCGGTGTTCGTTCAACGAGCGGCACATTCTCGCCATAGCCCAGGCGATATGCAATTACCGAAGGAAGGAAGGGATAGACGGCCCGCTCTTTCTCGGTATCGACACCCATGCGCTTTCCGAACCGGCGTTCGCCACGACGATGGAAGTGCTCGCGGCAAACGGTGTCGGCGTCATGATCGCCGGAGCGGAGCGTTACACGCCGACTCCCGCCGTTTCGCACGCCGTGCTCTGCTGGAACCGGGAGCGCAGGACAGGACTCGCCGACGGGATTGTCGTGACCCCTTCGCACAATCCTCCCGAAGACGGAGGGTTCAAGTACAATCCTTCTCACGGAGGCCCCGCCGGGAGCGCGGTCACCTCCTGGATAGAAAACGAGGCGAACGCCATCCTCGAAGGCTCCCTGAACGGGGTGAGGCGGATAACGCTCGAACGGGCGATGAAGGCCCGGACGACGCGGCGCTATGATTATCTCGATACCTATACGGCCGATCTTGCGTCAGTGCTCGATATGGATGCGATTCGAGCCGAGGGCCTTTCGCTCGGCGCCGATCCCCTGGGCGGCGCGGGCGTGGATTACTGGGAACGGATCGCGGAGCGCTACGGACTCGATCTTGAAGTCGTCCAGAAAACCGTGGATCCGACCTTCAGGTTCATGAGCGTCGACCGTGACGGCAAGATCCGCATGGATCCTTCTTCCTCCTTCACCATGCAGCCGTTGCTGTCGCGCAGGGACCGTTTCGATATCGCGTTTGCCTGCGACACTGATCACGATCGGCACGGCATCGTTACGCGCGGTTCAGGCCTCCTGCAGCCCAACCATTATCTCGCCGTCTGCATAGATTATCTCTTCAGGCGGAGAGCGGGGTGGCCCGTGAATGCAATGGTCGGGAAAACCGTGGTGAGCAGCAGCATGATCGACCGGGTCGCACGGCGGCTCGGCCGCGGGGTGCGCGAGGTTCCCGTGGGTTTCAAATGGTTCGTCGACGGCCTGCTCGATTCGTCGCTCGGTTTTGCCGGCGAGGAGAGCGCCGGAGCCTCTTTCCTGAGAAAGGACGGCTCGGTATGGACGACCGACAAGGACGGGTTCATTCCCGCGCTGCTTTCAGCCGAAATAACCGCGAGGGAGGGCAGGGACCCCGGCGAGGTGTACCGTGAACTGACCCGTGAACTCGGTGAACCGACCTACCGCAGGATCGACGCTCCCGCGACGCCAGCCGAAAAGGCTCGTTTGAAACGGCTCGATTTGCATGGCATCAGCCTTGAGGAACTCGCCGACGAGCGGATAGAGCATATTCTCACCAGCGCGCCCGGAAACGGCGAGTCAATAGGCGGGCTGAAAGTCGTGACGGAAAACGGATGGTTTGCCGCGAGGCCGTCGGGGACGGAAGATGTCTACAAGATTTACGCCGAAAGCTTTCTTGGAGAGGAGCATGTCGGTCGTATTCTCGACGAGGCCAGGATGGTTGTCAGAAAAGCTCTTGACGGAGAGTGA
- the fumC gene encoding class II fumarate hydratase, translated as MDYRIEKDTMGEVRVPADKYWGAQTQRSVENFRIGPSGSMPREIIEAFGYLKKAAAITNCELGVLAEEKKDAISAACDEIVAGKLIDQFPLVIWQTGSGTQSNMNVNEVVANRAHVLAGNRLGEGERLLNPNDDVNKSQSSNDTFPTAMHIAGYKIIVEKTLPGIRMLRDELDKKSGEMKSVVKIGRTHWMDATPLTLGQEFSGYVSQLDHGMRALENTLPHLAELALGGTAVGTGLNAPKGYAEKVAGTIASLTGLPFVTAPNKFESLAAHDAVVESHGALKQLAVSLMKIANDIRMLASGPRSGIGEITIPPNEPGSSIMPGKVNPTQVEAITMVCAQVMGNDVAVTVGGSNGHFELNVFKPVMIANLLQSAGLIGDACASFTEKCVRGIEPNHPRVREHLENSLMLVTALNPHIGYYKAAEIAKKAHAEGSTLREAAVGLGYLTSEQFDEWVVPSKMTGNL; from the coding sequence ATGGATTACAGAATCGAAAAGGATACCATGGGGGAAGTACGTGTTCCCGCAGATAAATACTGGGGCGCGCAGACGCAGCGTTCTGTTGAGAACTTCAGGATCGGTCCTTCGGGTTCAATGCCTCGCGAGATCATCGAAGCGTTCGGCTACCTGAAAAAAGCCGCGGCCATAACGAACTGCGAGCTGGGCGTGCTGGCGGAAGAGAAAAAAGATGCTATAAGCGCGGCTTGCGACGAGATTGTCGCGGGAAAGCTGATCGATCAGTTCCCGCTCGTCATCTGGCAGACCGGCTCCGGCACACAGTCGAACATGAATGTCAACGAGGTTGTCGCGAATCGCGCCCACGTGCTTGCAGGCAACCGCCTGGGAGAAGGGGAGCGGTTGCTCAATCCGAACGACGACGTCAACAAGTCCCAGTCGTCGAACGATACCTTTCCGACCGCCATGCATATCGCGGGTTACAAGATCATCGTCGAGAAAACCCTTCCCGGAATCAGGATGCTCCGTGACGAGTTGGACAAAAAGTCCGGGGAGATGAAGAGCGTCGTAAAGATCGGGCGCACCCACTGGATGGATGCGACACCTCTTACCCTCGGCCAGGAATTTTCCGGCTACGTTTCGCAGCTCGATCACGGTATGCGGGCGCTTGAAAACACCCTGCCGCATCTTGCCGAACTCGCTCTTGGAGGCACGGCGGTAGGTACGGGTCTGAACGCGCCGAAGGGGTATGCCGAAAAAGTGGCCGGAACCATCGCCTCGCTGACAGGACTGCCGTTCGTGACCGCGCCGAACAAGTTCGAGTCGCTCGCAGCCCACGACGCTGTCGTCGAATCCCACGGCGCCCTGAAGCAGCTCGCCGTCAGCCTTATGAAAATCGCCAACGACATCAGGATGCTGGCGTCAGGGCCGAGAAGCGGCATCGGCGAAATTACGATTCCTCCCAACGAACCGGGTTCATCGATCATGCCGGGCAAGGTAAACCCCACGCAGGTCGAGGCGATCACCATGGTCTGCGCTCAGGTCATGGGTAACGATGTCGCCGTGACCGTCGGCGGTTCGAACGGACATTTCGAACTCAACGTTTTCAAGCCGGTCATGATCGCAAATCTTCTGCAGTCCGCCGGGCTTATCGGCGACGCCTGCGCCTCGTTCACCGAAAAATGCGTTCGGGGCATAGAGCCGAACCATCCGAGGGTCAGGGAGCATCTCGAGAATTCCCTTATGCTCGTCACGGCCCTGAATCCCCATATCGGTTACTACAAGGCCGCCGAGATCGCCAAGAAAGCGCATGCCGAGGGCAGCACCCTTCGCGAGGCGGCTGTCGGCCTGGGTTACCTGACCAGCGAGCAGTTCGACGAATGGGTCGTTCCTTCGAAAATGACCGGGAATCTGTAA
- a CDS encoding inorganic diphosphatase, with amino-acid sequence MNFNPWHHVEIGKEQPHIVNAIIEISKGSKTKYELDKKTGMLKLDRVLFSSVFYPANYGFIPKTLGDDHDPLDIVVLSQCAIVPMCMVRARVVGVMRMIDHGEGDDKIIAVAEDDMSMSNIHNVDEISVHFNSELKHFFEEYKALEQKTVLVEDFQDADTAKEIVTRSIRNYQKTFGVAEEIRPVPVID; translated from the coding sequence ATGAATTTCAACCCGTGGCATCATGTTGAAATAGGCAAGGAACAGCCCCATATCGTCAATGCCATCATCGAAATATCCAAGGGCAGCAAGACCAAGTACGAACTGGACAAGAAAACCGGCATGCTGAAGCTCGACAGGGTTCTTTTTTCCTCGGTGTTCTACCCTGCCAACTACGGCTTTATTCCAAAGACCCTGGGAGACGACCACGATCCGCTCGATATCGTCGTGCTTTCTCAGTGCGCCATAGTCCCGATGTGCATGGTGCGAGCCCGCGTCGTCGGCGTCATGCGCATGATCGACCACGGTGAGGGCGACGACAAGATCATCGCGGTGGCCGAGGACGACATGAGTATGTCGAACATCCACAACGTCGACGAGATATCCGTGCATTTCAATTCCGAACTGAAGCATTTTTTCGAGGAGTACAAGGCACTCGAACAGAAAACCGTGCTGGTCGAGGATTTCCAGGACGCGGATACCGCGAAGGAGATCGTCACCCGCTCTATCAGGAACTACCAGAAGACTTTCGGCGTGGCTGAAGAGATAAGGCCGGTTCCGGTTATTGACTGA
- a CDS encoding ADP-polyphosphate phosphotransferase: MGDISVEEFRVREGRKVRLPEWPTRIPKIYSSKDEYKDMLKKHVDDLSELQRIHYANNRYALLLIFQAMDAAGKDSAIRHVMSGVNPQGCQVYSFKHPTPAELDHDFLWRTNCALPERGRIGIFNRSYYEEVLIVRVHPEILMSQRIPEDLLNGKDVWKERFRSINDMERHLHHNGTRIVKFFLHLSKEEQRERFLARIDEPEKNWKFSVDDIEERKFWDSYMEAYEDCLGETSTERAPWYVVPADDKKNARLIVSKIILDTFRSLGMSYPETSGDRRAELQRIRELLVAERGDRGE; the protein is encoded by the coding sequence ATGGGCGATATCAGCGTCGAGGAGTTCAGGGTGAGAGAGGGGCGTAAGGTCCGTCTGCCGGAGTGGCCAACACGTATTCCCAAAATATATTCGTCCAAAGACGAGTACAAGGATATGCTGAAAAAGCATGTCGACGACCTCAGCGAACTACAGCGTATCCATTACGCCAACAACCGTTATGCGCTGCTCCTGATTTTCCAGGCAATGGACGCCGCGGGCAAGGACAGCGCTATCCGTCATGTCATGTCCGGGGTAAATCCCCAAGGATGCCAGGTCTACAGTTTCAAGCATCCGACACCGGCCGAACTCGATCACGATTTTCTCTGGAGAACGAACTGCGCGCTTCCTGAACGTGGAAGGATCGGTATTTTCAACCGTTCTTACTACGAGGAAGTGCTGATCGTCCGGGTACACCCGGAAATTCTGATGAGTCAGCGAATTCCAGAGGACTTGCTGAATGGTAAGGATGTCTGGAAAGAGCGTTTTCGTTCGATTAACGACATGGAGCGCCATCTGCATCATAACGGTACGAGGATCGTCAAGTTTTTTCTCCATCTTTCAAAAGAAGAGCAGCGCGAACGCTTTCTCGCGCGTATCGACGAGCCGGAAAAAAACTGGAAATTCAGCGTTGACGACATCGAAGAGCGAAAATTCTGGGACAGCTACATGGAGGCTTACGAAGACTGCCTCGGCGAGACGAGCACCGAGAGGGCGCCTTGGTACGTGGTGCCTGCGGACGACAAGAAGAACGCTCGCCTTATCGTCTCGAAAATCATTCTCGATACGTTCCGTTCTCTTGGCATGTCCTATCCGGAAACAAGCGGTGATCGCCGCGCTGAACTGCAGCGGATCAGGGAGCTGCTGGTCGCCGAACGGGGGGATCGCGGCGAATAA